The Antennarius striatus isolate MH-2024 chromosome 11, ASM4005453v1, whole genome shotgun sequence genome window below encodes:
- the LOC137604099 gene encoding isoaspartyl peptidase/L-asparaginase-like, which produces MSAVIVVHGGVMAKPEELDQAFLDGVKAAACDGFEVLKRGGSPLDAVEAAVRAMEDNSVFNAGHGAVLNAEGEVEMDALIMDGKTLSSGAVCSVTDIANPVSLARAVMEKTDHVILTSRGATQFAESIGITTVPTGSLVTECERKKWKKHKSYATVLNEEYNTQWAHDTVGAVAVDSVGNVACATSTGGIRNKMAGRVGDAPIIGCGGYADNISGAVACTGHGESILKVTLARRILLHVEQGKSVAESSQLALQYMADRVHGAGGCVVVSPSGQWAATITTKRMVWAAVDHDGLWYGLDPNERFNEQLTL; this is translated from the exons ATGTCAGCAGTCAtagttgttcatggtggggtgATGGCCAAACCAGAGGAACTTGACCAGGCCTTTCTTGATGGAGTCAAAGCTGCAGCTTGTGATGGATTTGAAGTCctgaaaagaggaggaagtcCTTTGGATGCTGTTGAAGCGGCCGTGAGAGCAATGGAAGATAACAGTGTATTCAATGCAG GACATGGAGCGGTGCTAAATGCTGAAGGAGAAGTGGAGATGGATGCTCTCATTATGGATGGAAAGACACTTTCCAGTGGCGCAGTCTGTTCAGTTACAGATATTGCTAATCCTGTGTCACTGGCACGAGCAGTGATGGAAAAG ACTGACCATGTGATATTAACAAGTAGAGGTGCAACCCAGTTTGCAGAGAGCATTGGAATTACCACAGTCCCAACGGGTTCACTGGTGACTGAGTGCgagaggaaaaaatggaagaaacatAAATCGTATGCTACTGTACTCAATGAAGAGTACAACACTCAGTG GGCCCATGACACTGTTGGAGCAGTTGCTGTGGACAGCGTTGGTAATGTTGCATGTGCAACATCAACAGGAGGGATCAGAAACAAAATGGCTGGCAGAGTAGGAGATGCTCCAATAATTG GCTGTGGAGGATATGCAGACAACATCAGCGGTGCAGTGGCTTGTACCGGTCATGGAGAATCTATTCTGAAAGTCACCTTGGCTAGACGCATTCTGTTACATGTTGAGCAAG GTAAATCAGTAGCAGAGTCTTCACAGTTGGCTCTGCAGTACATGGCAGACCGTGTCCACGGTGCTGGAGGCTGTGTTGTAGTTTCTCCATCAGGACAGTGGGCAGCCACAATTACCACAAAGAGAATGGTTTGGGCAGCAGTGGATCATGATGGTCTGTGGTATGGGTTGGACCCAAATGAACGATTTAATGAACAGTTAACTCTATAA
- the LOC137604100 gene encoding isoaspartyl peptidase/L-asparaginase-like: protein MSAVIVVHGGVKAKLDERDHASVDGVKAAACDGFAVLKRGGSPLDAVEAAVKAMEDNSVFNAGHGAVLNAEGEVEMDALIMDGKTLSSGAVSSVKGIANPVSLARLVMEKTDHMILTSRGANQFAESLGMTTVPTDSLVTEYERKKWKNTRTYVSELSEEYNTQWAHDTVGAVAVDSVGNVACATSTGGIRCKMAGRVGDAPIIGCGGYADNFSGAVSCSGHGESILKVTLARLILLHVEQGKSVAESSQLALQYMADRVHGAGGCVVVSPSGQWAATFTTKRMVWAAVDHDGLWYGLDPNERFSEQLTV, encoded by the exons ATGTCAGCCGTCATAGTTGTACATGGTGGGGTGAAGGCCAAGCTGGATGAACGGGACCATGCCTCTGTTGATGGAGTAAAAGCAGCAGCTTGTGATGGATTTGCAGTCctgaaaagaggaggaagtcCTTTGGATGCTGTTGAAGCGGCCGTGAAAGCAATGGAAGATAACAGTGTATTTAATGCGG GACATGGAGCGGTGCTAAATGCTGAAGGAGAAGTGGAGATGGATGCTCTCATTATGGATGGAAAGACACTATCCAGTGGTGCAGTCTCTTCAGTTAAAGGCATTGCTAATCCTGTGTCGCTGGCACGACTAGTGATGGAAAAG ACTGACCACATGATATTGACAAGCAGAGGTGCAAACCAGTTTGCAGAAAGTCTTGGAATGACCACAGTCCCAACCGATTCCCTCGTAACTGAGTatgagaggaaaaaatggaagaatACTAGGACGTATGTTTCTGAACTCAGTGAAGAGTACAACACTCAGTG GGCCCATGACACTGTTGGAGCAGTTGCTGTGGACAGTGTTGGTAATGTTGCATGTGCAACATCAACAGGAGGGATCAGATGCAAAATGGCTGGCAGAGTAGGAGATGCTCCAATCATTG GCTGTGGAGGATATGCAGACAACTTCAGTGGTGCAGTGTCTTGTTCTGGTCATGGAGAATCTATTCTGAAAGTCACGTTGGCAAGACTCATTCTCTTACATGTTGAGCAAG GTAAATCAGTAGCAGAGTCTTCACAGTTGGCTCTGCAGTACATGGCAGACCGTGTCCACGGTGCTGGAGGCTGTGTTGTAGTTTCTCCATCAGGACAGTGGGCAGCCACATTTACCACAAAGAGAATGGTTTGGGCAGCAGTGGATCATGATGGTCTGTGGTATGGGTTGGACCCAAATGAACGATTTAGTGAACAGTTAACTGTATAA